A single window of Debaryomyces hansenii CBS767 chromosome F complete sequence DNA harbors:
- a CDS encoding DEHA2F03674p (similar to uniprot|P53877 Saccharomyces cerevisiae YNL182C IPI3 Protein required for cell viability): protein MDESVFYISEGDPADKHSQESFGHSSSVHSSQQHAGFRQADCPQNGACLSGVGTGERLFVASPNKALINVYSWGKESPDQRIPIPEQLSCLTLCKHPRIKVSEGRQSDERNLPSFRTPWLLAGGSKTGKIYVWELASGNLLCVKEAHYQAITAIKFSQCGTFLVSGSSDARCMVWRTSDLISVYNKDEESSINIKPFASFTDHSLPITDLAISEAGIISDLRLYTVSRDSTLRIYDIMTKSLLTTFVLPSGIECVTKDPANRACYVGLSNGLIRTVPLYQINPNTSVLESIGGRGKIVTLDTDPNLLSTFVHHQQRLSTEPLHKTLNKKTTTEEKPILVTRLSITMDGSNLISGDSAGRVYVSDIVSRQVVKTFAPCKSSISYIQVNACAAEKVSVSNTSSNNNDKRHRLIPQFKRVLANPDPLEHQLYMEIPKQQEDEEDFESWLARKSQEELEFRNLTHINSSVTVTGAAPTTNDSTVKELEEKLAKVSKAYTDLRGKHEELYEEHNRLLSDS, encoded by the coding sequence ATGGACGAGTCTGTATTCTATATATCGGAGGGAGATCCAGCTGACAAGCATTCACAGGAGTCGTTTGGGCATTCTAGCTCGGTGCATTCGTCTCAGCAACATGCTGGATTTAGACAGGCCGATTGTCCTCAAAATGGGGCCTGTTTAAGTGGTGTAGGAACAGGAGAAAGACTTTTTGTTGCAAGCCCGAATAAGGCTTTGATTAATGTTTACTCGTGGGGCAAAGAAAGTCCCGACCAAAGAATTCCAATTCCAGAACAATTGAGTTGTTTGACTTTATGCAAGCATCCTCGCATCAAGGTGCTGGAGGGACGCCAATCAGATGAACGTAACTTACCAAGTTTCAGGACTCCGTGGTTATTAGCAGGTGGATCCAAGACAGGGAAGATATATGTGTGGGAGTTGGCATCGGGAAATTTATTGTGTGTCAAAGAAGCACATTACCAAGCGATCACGGCTATTAAATTCTCTCAATGTGGCACATTTTTGGTATCTGGAAGTTCGGATGCTAGATGTATGGTTTGGAGAACGAGTGATTTAATATCGGTATACAACAAAGATGAAGAGTCGAGTATAAATATCAAGCCATTTGCATCGTTCACAGACCATTCATTACCAATAACAGATTTGGCAATATCAGAAGCAGGAATTATCAGTGATTTAAGATTATACACCGTCTCTCGTGATAGTACTTTACGAATTTATGATATTATGACAAAGTCCCTTTTAACAACATTTGTGTTGCCTTCTGGTATTGAATGTGTGACTAAAGATCCTGCGAACAGAGCCTGTTATGTTGGGTTATCAAACGGTCTAATCAGGACGGTCCCATTATACCAAATTAACCCAAACACGTCAGTATTAGAGAGTATAGGAGGTAGGGGTAAGATAGTCACTTTGGATACTGATCCTAATTTATTAAGTACCTTTGTCCACCATCAACAACGTTTAAGCACCGAACCATTGCATAAaacattaaataaaaagacGACCACAGAAGAAAAACCAATCCTAGTAACGAGGTTATCCATCACAATGGATGGTTCTAATTTGATATCTGGTGATTCGGCCGGTAGAGTGTACGTTTCGGATATTGTTTCTAGACAAGTCGTTAAAACTTTTGCACCATGTAAATCTTCTATCTCATATATCCAGGTTAATGCTTGTGCGGCCGAAAAGGTATCCGTTTCAAACACCTCATCTAACAACAACGATAAAAGACATAGATTAATTCCCCAATTCAAAAGAGTTCTTGCTAATCCTGATCCGTTAGAACATCAACTCTATATGGAAATTCCTAAACAAcaggaagatgaagaggaTTTTGAAAGCTGGTTAGCACGTAAAtcacaagaagaattggaattcAGGAATTTGACACATATAAATTCCTCAGTTACTGTAACAGGTGCTGCTCCAACTACAAACGATTCGACGGTTaaggaattagaagaaaaactCGCAAAAGTATCAAAGGCCTACACTGATTTGAGAGGAAAACACGAAGAGTTGTATGAAGAGCATAATAGATTACTCAGTGattcataa
- a CDS encoding DEHA2F03608p (similar to uniprot|P19073 Saccharomyces cerevisiae YLR229C CDC42 Small rho-like GTPase essential for establishment and maintenance of cell polarity) — protein sequence MRSIKSVVIGDGGVGKTCLLISYTTNTFPNDYIPTVFDNYSATAMFNGEPIKLGLWDTAGQAEYDRLRPLSYPQTEIFLCCFSIVSPESLENVKAKWIPEILHHSPKDILVLLVGTKADLRDDLSVLDKLDDGNQKPTTAAQGERLAKELGLVGYKECSAATQMGVKEVFDFAIKSVVSPPEGNQGRNGGTNNAATNMRNSQARKVKKAKKCTIL from the coding sequence ATGAGAAGTATTAAGTCGGTTGTTATTGGAGACGGGGGAGTGGGAAAAACATGTCTCTTAATCTCGTACACAACTAATACGTTTCCAAACGACTATATTCCTACGGTGTTTGATAATTACTCCGCAACAGCGATGTTTAACGGAGAGCCGATTAAATTGGGATTATGGGATACTGCTGGACAGGCCGAATACGACAGATTAAGACCGTTGAGCTATCCGCAAACAGAGATATTTTTGTGCTGTTTTTCCATAGTGAGTCCTGAGTCGCTTGAGAATGTTAAAGCAAAATGGATACCCGAAATACTTCATCATTCTCCAAAGGACATATTAGTGTTATTGGTAGGTACGAAAGCGGACTTGCGTGATGACTTGCTGGTGTTGGATAAATTGGACGATGGGAACCAAAAGCCTACTACGGCTGCTCAAGGGGAAAGATTAGCTAAGGAATTAGGATTAGTTGGCTATAAGGAGTGTTCTGCTGCCACACAGATGGGAGTGAAGGAGGTGTTTGATTTTGCCATCAAATCTGTCGTATCACCCCCAGAAGGGAACCAGGGTCGCAATGGAGGCACAAATAATGCAGCAACAAATATGCGTAATTCACAGGCCCGAAAAGTTAAAAAGGCTAAAAAGTGTACAATTTTATGA
- a CDS encoding DEHA2F03652p (some similarities with uniprot|Q871R2 Neurospora crassa 7F4 Hypothetical protein 7F4.280) produces the protein MVLSNKNKIKINLKQTPKFDASRSRSRSPHISSESLTSNSQGSDQKDQNYRDRSQERSIDKMQKSDLYKKDNTSLQDLPLSNSSFNNKIKLPEHKQEQDSRGRQRERNDEDHINMESPVEAQDDDMISLMGFGGFGTTKGKHVKGTKGGNTKKEAKSEYRTYMNRSKGFNRPLSPTR, from the coding sequence ATGGTATTAAGTAATAAGAAcaagataaaaataaatttaaagcAAACCCCAAAATTCGATGCTTCTAGATCTAGGTCAAGACTGCCCCATATATCCAGTGAATCGCTTACACTGAACTCTCAAGGAAGCGATCAGAAGGATCAGAATTATAGGGATAGATCACAAGAAAGATCGATTGACAAAATGCAAAAGTCGGATTTGTATAAAAAGGATAATACATCATTACAAGATTTACCGTTGCTGAATtcatcattcaataataaaattaaacttCCAGAACATAAGCAGGAGCAAGATAGCCGAGGACGTCAAAGAGAAAGGAACGATGAAGatcatataaatatggAAAGCCCGGTAGAGGCtcaagatgatgatatgaTAAGTTTGATGGGATTCGGGGGATTTGGAACTACAAAGGGTAAACATGTCAAAGGTACGAAAGGAGGAAATACCAAAAAAGAGGCCAAATCAGAATATAGAACATACATGAATAGAAGTAAGGGATTTAATAGGCCATTGTCACCTACGAGGTGA
- a CDS encoding DEHA2F03630p (similar to uniprot|Q07623 Saccharomyces cerevisiae YDL213c and highly similar to CA3006|IPF12152 Candida albicans IPF12152 Unknown function) — protein sequence MSDTAKLTKKQKKALDFRQKKSKDSTEEDTSANTEKDNKKRAADAEGTSETGEEPKKKRKTRRGKKGKGVNEGKGPRFILFVGNLPYNVTQPELVSHFKNSNPDRIRLRQDKGIAFMEFDNDSREIQSKMELALRMHHSTLRNRKINVELTVGGGGNSDNRVNKLKEKNEKLEDERRSRVTKDGKKGEVPEGVHPSRAALLS from the coding sequence ATGTCAGATACAGCCAAATTAACtaagaagcagaagaaggCGTTAGATTTCCGTCAGAAGAAGTCCAAGGACTCCACCGAGGAAGATACTTCGGCTAACACAGAGAAAgataataagaaaagaGCAGCAGACGCTGAAGGTACATCAGAAACTGGTGAAGAGCctaaaaagaagagaaaaacaagaagagGTAAGAAAGGCAAAGGTGTAAATGAAGGAAAAGGACCTCgttttattttgtttgtGGGTAATTTGCCATATAACGTCACTCAACCCGAACTTGTTTCTCACTTCAAGAATTCGAATCCTGATAGAATAAGATTAAGACAAGATAAAGGGATTGCATTTATggaatttgataatgatagtAGAGAAATTCAAAGTAAAATGGAGTTGGCATTAAGAATGCATCATTCTACGCTTAGGAATAGAAAAATCAACGTTGAGTTAACGGTTGGTGGAGGAGGTAACTCTGATAATAGagtaaataaattgaaagaaaagaatgaGAAATTAGAGGATGAAAGAAGATCTAGAGTTACCAAAGACGGTAAGAAAGGTGAAGTTCCAGAAGGTGTTCACCCATCCAGAGCAGCTTTATTAAGCTGA
- a CDS encoding DEHA2F03542p (weakly similar to uniprot|P38191 Saccharomyces cerevisiae YBL049W MOH1 Protein of unknown function has homology to kinase Snf7p): MGLKYTNFFENSSYESSDTQIVICKNCSSHLCLSNLILSDNFRGSTGPAYLVDKLINYQSENGSQETRMLTGNYLINKVKCHQCSNQLGWTYKKAFSYSETYKEGKFVIEKDYIKLIPNNFSTASLVEKAKLNNSRRRSSGSSSSSVDYNTTSDDLFKFNSVDPTKEKMEESVGDSSINFRDNDGVSILGRLRFQGIDKEEFDEDQDVFVDV; the protein is encoded by the coding sequence ATGGGATTGAAGTATACTAATTTCTTTGAGAATTCTAGTTACGAAAGTTCCGATACCCAAATTGTTATCTGTAAGAACTGCTCATCTCATTTATGCTTATCAAACTTGATCCTCTCGGACAATTTTCGGGGGTCCACTGGGCCAGCTTATTTGGTGGACAAGTTGATTAATTATCAACTGGAGAATGGTTCGCAGGAAACTAGGATGTTGACGGGGAATTACCTTATAAATAAAGTCAAGTGCCACCAATGTTCGAATCAGCTAGGATGGACCTATAAAAAGGCCTTTTCATATTCAGAAACATATAAGGAAGGGAAGTTCgtcattgaaaaagattaCATCAAATTAATTCCTAACAACTTCTCCACGGCTTCCCTTGTGGAAAAGGccaaattaaataatagcCGTCGCCGTTCTTCCGGCTCTTCGTCGTCTTCAGTTGATTATAATACCACATCAGACGACttgttcaaattcaattctgtTGATCCCACCAAGGAAAAAATGGAAGAATCAGTTGGTGACAGTTCTATCAATTTTAGAGATAATGATGGGGTATCAATTTTGGGCAGATTGAGGTTCCAAGGAATCGATAAAGAGGAATTCGATGAAGACCAAGATGTTTTTGTTGATGTttaa
- a CDS encoding DEHA2F03696p (similar to uniprot|P53878 Saccharomyces cerevisiae YNL181w protein required for cell viability): MPIDILGTAIYEGPEAIPGWEYIKTYTPAIMALAGIKYYFGGTSNTWERDYHGKVYIMTGATSGLGANLAYELASKGAQLILLVRSTEDSWLVDYIEDLRERTDNFMIYAEECDLNSLYSIRKFATKWLDNQPPRRLDGVICCAAESIPIGKARQVTVDGVEKQMGINYLAHFHLLTLLSPALKIQLPDRDVRIVMATCVSQALGDLDMKDALWLNRRYPTREPWKLYGTSKLMLTMFAKEFQRRLNSFERKDKAPCNVRVNMVNPGIMRTPSTRRFLSMGAIWGLLVYFVLFPIFWIFFKSTTQGAQSFLYALAAPVFKNLDGGNVIQECKILKPARKELSDEDLQKALYDETEKLLEALEKSSAIERKRQEKIQESKMPLADKLRAQNEESRKKADIHTKPESPEELQAKLASLKRSIGIPSDANDELPLFPSQPNSSQSESRAENLSTTKSTPKSKSKAKKSKSKKID, encoded by the coding sequence ATGCCAATAGACATACTAGGTACAGCCATATATGAGGGACCGGAAGCAATTCCAGGATGGGAGTATATCAAGACTTATACTCCAGCAATTATGGCCCTTGCAGGTATTAAGTACTACTTTGGTGGAACTTCAAATACTTGGGAAAGAGATTATCATGGAAAGGTATATATCATGACTGGAGCTACTTCTGGATTGGGTGCAAATCTTGCGTATGAACTTGCAAGTAAGGGAGCACAACTTATTCTCTTGGTGAGATCTACCGAAGACAGTTGGCTCGTAGACTATATTGAAGACTTGAGAGAGAGAACGGATAACTTTATGATTTATGCTGAAGAATGTGATTTGAATTCGTTATATTCTATAAGAAAATTTGCCACGAAATGGTTGGATAATCAACCCCCAAGAAGATTGGACGGTGTGATATGCTGCGCCGCTGAATCTATTCCTATTGGAAAGGCAAGACAAGTTACGGTGGATGGTGTTGAGAAGCAAATGGGAATCAATTACTTAGCACATTTCCATTTGTTGACGTTACTTTCTCCTGCTTTGAAAATACAGCTTCCGGACAGGGACGTTAGGATTGTGATGGCCACTTGTGTATCTCAAGCCTTAGGGGACCTCGATATGAAGGATGCTTTGTGGTTAAATAGACGTTATCCTACTAGAGAACCCTGGAAGTTATACGGTACATCCAAATTAATGTTGACGATGTTTGCCAAAGAATTCCAGAGAAGATTGAATAGCTTTGAGAGAAAGGACAAGGCTCCTTGTAACGTCAGAGTCAACATGGTCAACCCCGGAATCATGAGAACTCCATCCACAAGAAGATTTTTATCGATGGGAGCGATTTGGGGACTTTTGGTCTATTTCGTTTTGTTCCCAATATTCTGgatctttttcaaaagcACCACTCAAGGAGCCCAGTCGTTCTTGTACGCGTTGGCTGCGCCCGTGTTTAAAAACCTCGACGGTGGAAATGTTATCCAAGaatgcaaaatattaaagcCGGCCCGTAAAGAGCTTAGCGACGAAGACCTCCAAAAGGCCTTGTACGATGAGACTGAAAAGCTCCTTGAAGCATTGGAAAAGAGCTCGGCTATCGAGAGAAAAAGACaggaaaaaattcaagagTCTAAAATGCCCTTAGCAGATAAATTGAGAGCCCAAAACGAAGAATCCAGGAAAAAAGCTGATATCCACACCAAGCCCGAAAGCCCAGAAGAGTTGCAAGCGAAGCTCGCATCCCTCAAAAGACTGATTGGAATTCCATCAGACGCTAACGATGAATTGCCATTATTTCCATCCCAACCCAATTCATCTCAATCTGAATCTCGGGCCGAAAATTTATCGACTACAAAATCTACCCCTAAATCAAAATCTAAGGCTAAAAAATCCAAGTCTAAAAAGATAGATTAG
- a CDS encoding DEHA2F03586p (weakly similar to uniprot|Q02774 Saccharomyces cerevisiae YDL212W SHR3 Endoplasmic reticulum packaging chaperone required for incorporation of amino acid permeases into COPII coated vesicles for transport to the cell surface and similar to CA0700|CaSHR3 Candida albicans CaSHR3): MAYKDIVPVGSGLIIGATSFGLGVLYANLPYDVNTLWRQDETGTAFITSLAHYSVWGNSPAYVHHIFHSVIGLGFIGAFIKLYKPSEDAKYFEYGSLFLYMVGVIIYLTNLRIGVNSCLAGDWGEVDMPTGINVMAASQVMIGFALFGVLLLQGGLYYAEWYDNRLKVKFFEEEERAALAAASAKTDNLAESEVVGSKGASASGASASSTKAKKKSK; encoded by the coding sequence ATGGCTTACAAAGATATCGTTCCAGTTGGATCTGGATTAATTATTGGTGCTACGTCGTTTGGATTGGGTGTACTCTATGCCAATTTGCCGTACGACGTGAATACGTTATGGAGACAAGATGAGACAGGGACTGCTTTCATAACATCATTGGCACATTATAGTGTTTGGGGTAACTCACCAGCATATGTCCATCATATTTTCCACTCTGTTATTGGATTAGGATTCATTGGTGCATTCATCAAGTTGTACAAGCCAAGTGAAGATGCTAAGTACTTTGAGTATGGTTCTTTGTTTTTGTACATGGTAGGTGTGATTATTTACTTGACCAACTTGAGAATTGGTGTTAACAGTTGCTTGGCTGGAGATTGGGGTGAAGTTGACATGCCTACTGGGATCAATGTTATGGCTGCGTCGCAAGTGATGATTGGATTTGCGTTATTTGGTGTTTTATTATTGCAAGGAGGATTATACTACGCCGAATGGTATGACAACAGATTGAAGGTTAAGttctttgaagaagaagaaagagcAGCTCTTGCTGCTGCTTCTGCCAAGACAGACAACCTCGCGGAGAGTGAAGTCGTGGGAAGTAAAGGTGCTTCTGCTTCCGGTGCTTCTGCTTCCTCCACCAAGGCCAAGAAGAAGTCGAAATAG
- a CDS encoding mitochondrial 54S ribosomal protein YmL22 (similar to uniprot|P53881 Saccharomyces cerevisiae YNL177c MRPL22 Mitochondrial ribosomal protein of the large subunit), with amino-acid sequence MFNRLGLLQRAVGVQPARIQTSLLRSVKQFHTTKYLQNGNVFGELTKGKESDEAEIEKQNNIDASQITPATDSTLQEYYLEEAKKSQLTSDKYITPLKRKLFQLNVQQNGFFMNNEIFKDPETGKVYKLALTEEEIDILEPSIYLQSYRIKSSMKKATQVNRFVRGYKVKNAINQLHFNPKKMSTELEKLLKKGLEQARESNYNEDELYIQALWVGSDGSWRKRLDAKGRGRTGIIEHPHIHLKAILRTDQTANRLKWEKHQKQLNQKPRMFLNNEPLNFRVHPFYRW; translated from the coding sequence ATGTTCAACAGATTAGGTCTATTGCAGAGGGCCGTTGGTGTGCAGCCAGCTAGGATCCAAACCAGCTTATTGAGATCCGTAAAACAGTTCCATACCACCaaatatttgcaaaatGGTAACGTTTTTGGGGAATTGACAAAAGGTAAAGAGTCAGACGAAGCCGAAATCGAGAAGCAAAACAACATAGATGCAAGCCAGATTACACCAGCAACAGATAGCACTTTACAAGAATACTACCTCGAAGAAGCCAAGAAGTCGCAACTCACAAGCGACAAGTACATAACACCATTAAAGCGAAAATTATTTCAGTTGAACGTGCAACAGAATGGATTCTTCATGAATAACGAGATTTTCAAGGACCCAGAAACCGGAAAGGTCTACAAATTAGCATTaaccgaagaagaaatcgaCATTTTGGAACCATCTATCTACTTGCAGAGTTACAGAATCAAGTCGTCGATGAAGAAGGCCACGCAGGTCAATAGGTTTGTCAGAGGCTACAAGGTGAAGAACGCTATCAACCAATTACATTTCAACCCTAAGAAGATGTCCACTGAGTTGGAGAAGTTGTTAAAAAAGGGATTGGAACAGGCCCGTGAATCGAACTACAACGAAGACGAATTGTATATCCAGGCCTTGTGGGTTGGTTCCGATGGAAGCTGGCGTAAAAGGTTGGACGCTAAGGGTAGAGGAAGAACCGGTATCATCGAGCATCCTCATATCCATCTCAAGGCCATCTTGAGAACCGACCAAACAGCCAACAGATTGAAATGGGAAAAACACCAAAAGcaattgaatcaaaaaCCAAGAATGTTCTTAAATAACGAACCCTTAAATTTCCGAGTTCACCCATTTTATAGATGGTAA
- a CDS encoding DEHA2F03520p (similar to uniprot|P53874 Saccharomyces cerevisiae YNL186W UBP10 Ubiquitin-specific protease that deubiquitinates ubiquitin-protein moieties): MSGQANVLSNSVTPLIDRILANPLTFISGKQIESDNFEKPASYIVLSKSSKKGDSSESSKASTQEKEPKSPEMRKPRSMAEAVAVYTGKKFLTKAEKKAAKKRKVTQPLVDSEEEDVGEVIGGDIKMAESDSDSISDSQYESASEFQSDSNVELPFAEFKSESDVKSSSESRSDSELKTESESKSDSESTSESPAGGEEDDEGNDDDDDDDNKDYSLEDNESFSESDSGSASDVEDSSNDEEDLEALKHDLKQELQHDPRDISSKDPSLSGSDDDDEEKEEENSDKNTTPPTSPEDEPEKPPATVNASDDLHVLPLNKFYSINEVSSDRGSNNSTRIYKNWRELSKRKPVGLLNHGVTCYMNSAIQSLIHIPAVQHYLTDINSGKHNKTLKPRSVSHVLAELSKRMWALDDNTSKAKQPKYVNPKRIIQRLDDINCMMSEWQQEDSHEYFMSLMSRLQEDSTPKGVKLNQSIIYDIFGGLLHQSVTCKNCNYVSDTKQEFYDLSLGLNRKKNKDVTENSGPQRYTIEKSIQEFFSSELIKLDRKDKSSGYDCENCKQKSNACKISTIDRSPETLTVHLKRFKFNGNSSSKVKQSISYPNYLDLTKFTTLKTPTKYQLVSVIVHEGRSISSGHYIAHCLQPDGTWSTYDDEYINKINEKEALSDPSAYVLVYTKLTPRLMKRSNEGNDNLVNAKKLKR; encoded by the coding sequence TTACATAGTCTTGTCAAAATCGAGCAAGAAAGGTGATAGTAGCGAAAGCAGCAAAGCTCTGACTCAAGAAAAAGAACCAAAGAGTCCGGAAATGAGGAAACCAAGATCGATGGCGGAGGCCGTGGCAGTTTATACCGGgaagaaatttttgacCAAGGCAGAGAAAAAGGCAGCGAAAAAACGGAAGGTGACTCAACCATTGGTCGActctgaagaagaagatgtgGGTGAAGTTATCGGTGGCGACATCAAAATGGCTGAATCCGATTCAGACTCTATTTCAGACTCGCAGTACGAATCGGCATCCGAATTTCAGTCAGACAGTAATGTTGAGTTGCCATTTGCCGAGTTCAAAAGTGAGAGCGACGTCAAGAGTAGCAGTGAACTGAGAAGCGACAGCGAGCTCAAAACTGAAAGCGAGCTGAAGAGCGATAGTGAATCCACAAGTGAGAGCCCTGCAGGTGGCgaggaagatgatgaaggtaatgatgacgatgatgatgatgataataaggACTATTCtcttgaagataatgagaGTTTTTCTGAAAGTGACAGTGGAAGTGCCAGTGATGTAGAGGATAGTTCaaatgacgaagaagatttagaagCCCTCAAACACGATCTTAAACAAGAGTTGCAACATGATCCTAGAGATATATCGAGTAAAGATCCTTCTTTGTCAGGAAgtgacgatgatgacgaagagaAGGAAGAGGAAAATCTGGATAAGAACACAACTCCACCAACGTCACCTGAAGATGAACCAGAAAAGCCTCCTGCTACAGTCAACGCTAGCGATGATCTTCACGTGTTACCGTTAAACAAGTTTTATCTGATAAATGAAGTTTCTAGTGATAGAGgttctaataattctactCGAATCTATAAAAACTGGAGAGAATTATCCAAACGTAAGCCCGTTGGGTTGTTAAATCATGGGGTTACATGCTACATGAATTCTGCAATTCAATCATTGATTCACATTCCAGCGGTGCAACATTATTTGACAGATATCAATTCAGGCAAACATAACAAAACCTTAAAGCCAAGATCTGTTTCTCATGTTTTAGCTGAACTTTCCAAAAGGATGTGGGCATTGGATGATAATACATCGAAAGCCAAACAGCCAAAATACGTTAATCCCaagagaattattcaaagattGGATGATATTAATTGTATGATGAGTGAATGGCAGCAAGAAGACTCTCATGAATACTTTATGTCATTAATGTCAAGATTACAAGAAGATTCTACTCCTAAAGGAGTGAAGTTGAATCAATCAATAATCTATGATATCTTTGGGGGATTATTACATCAATCTGTGACATGCAAGAATTGTAACTACGTATCGGACACGAAACAAGAGTTCTATGATTTATCGTTAGGATTAAAcagaaagaagaataaggACGTCACAGAAAATTCTGGTCCACAAAGATATACAATCGAGAAGtcaattcaagaatttttctctagtgaattaattaaactTGATAGAAAGGACAAGAGTTCGGGATATGACTGTGAGAATTGTAAACAAAAATCAAATGCATGTAAGATAAGTACAATTGACAGATCTCCTGAAACTTTAACAGTTCATTTGAAGagattcaaatttaatgGTAACTCTTCATCTAAGGTTAAGCaatcaatttcttatcCAAATTACCTAGACTTGACCAAATTCACCACATTAAAGACTCCAACCAAATATCAATTAGTCTCAGTGATTGTTCACGAAGGTAGGTCGATACTGTCAGGACATTATATTGCACATTGCTTGCAACCTGATGGTACCTGGTCAACttatgatgatgaatatatcaacaagattaatgaaaaagaagctCTTAGTGATCCCTCTGCTTATGTTTTAGTATACACCAAGTTGACACCCAGATTAATGAAAAGATCTAATGAAGGTAATGATAACTTGGTAAATgctaagaaattaaaaCGCTAG